One window of the Trifolium pratense cultivar HEN17-A07 linkage group LG2, ARS_RC_1.1, whole genome shotgun sequence genome contains the following:
- the LOC123909293 gene encoding probable trehalose-phosphate phosphatase C, giving the protein MKHMIFLLVTFKIIKKKLNKLRESMGFQTTHNSKRVTQPNLKGKEDLLSNAQEHSLIPRTLNFIPSSYDSWLVKHPSALNSFDRLMKAAIGKKIVVFLDYDGTLSPIVNDPDRAFMSNEMRAAVCEVATYFPTAIISGRSREKVKDFVKLNNLYYAGSHGMDIMAPSGPIKSSDGNQCDNTTLDTNGNEVPFQPAKKFLPAIQEILRRLENVIKDIEGAKIEDNGFCISVHFRQVHEKDYNILEEKVKSVIGKNPLFCLTEGKKVLEIRPSIEWNKGNAVEYFLDTLGLSSSSNLLPVYIGDDKTDEDAFKVMQKRGQGYPIIVSSTPRETNALYSLRDPSEVLIFLSRLAKWRKTCSYSRRSLSII; this is encoded by the exons ATGAAACATATGATTTTTCTACTTGTCACTTTCAAG ATTATAAAGAAGAAGCTGAATAAGCTAAGAGAGAGTATGGGGTTTCAAACAACACATAACTCTAAGCGGGTAACACAGCCCAATTTGAAGGGAAAGGAGGATTTGCTCAGCAATGCTCAGGAACACTCTTTAATTCCAAGGACACTAAATTTCATTCCCTCCAGCTATGATTCTTGGCTG GTAAAGCACCCCTCTGCATTGAACTCATTTGATAGATTGATGAAAGCTGCCATTGGGAAGAAGATAGTTGTATTTTTAGATTATGATGGTACCTTATCACCCATTGTAAATGATCCTGATCGTGCTTTCATGTCCAATGAG ATGCGTGCGGCAGTATGTGAAGTTGCTACTTATTTTCCAACAGCAATAATTAGTGGAAGAAGCAGAGAGAAG GTAAAAGATTTTgtgaaattaaataatttatattatgcTGGGAGTCATGGTATGGACATAATGGCACCATCAGGGCCGATTAAATCTTCTGATGGCAACCAATGTGACAACACTACTCTTGACACAAAT GGCAATGAAGTTCCCTTTCAACCTGCCAAGAAGTTTTTGCCTGCAATTCAAGAG ATACTAAGAAGATTAGAGAATGTAATAAAGGACATAGAAGGTGCAAAAATAGAAGACAATGGATTCTGCATCTCAGTTCATTTTAGGCAGGTTCATGAAAAG GATTATAACATTTTGGAAGAGAAAGTGAAGTCTGTGATTGGAAAAAATCCACTGTTCTGCTTGACTGAGGGTAAAAAG GTTTTGGAAATAAGGCCATCGATCGAATGGAACAAAGGAAATGCTGTAGAATATTTTCTAGACACATTAGGGTTAAGCAGTTCCAGCAATCTCCTTCCTGTGTATATTGGTGACGATAAAACTGATGAAGACGCTTTTAAG GTTATGCAAAAAAGAGGGCAAGGTTATCCTATTATAGTGTCTTCGACTCCAAGAGAAACAAATGCTTTGTACTCTTTGCGCGACCCTTCAGAAGTACTAATCTTCTTGTCAAGGCTAGCAAAATGGAGGAAGACATGTTCTTACTCAAGAAGGTCTCTAagtattatatag
- the LOC123909287 gene encoding uncharacterized protein LOC123909287, which produces MTAESPRKDCQSQDLLLTQWFLNACMFYYGNMPRNQGNQFISKHINIIDPLRVDNNLGRSISKASFYRIRSAFRLGAERMVRLLNCTDEYLIAEFDFFFKNTWDRHGNGYWIHVSIYNLYIRKVGKLPCQESEDEPDCQEPDNQLKESNQSSDARVVSQTQTSSPESAPIYSEAQDQHCNVFVSETESELVHFSSSMSDSKMGSSSRSEVLDNLSFGPTSCDLRSEDAFKSTNPSNMGLHKEEPDCATITESSRTLHALMDHSVDKEEHGGVGNMTESSRSYLEAVKGAKSNSNEAMGQQEEEHHFVSTAENCKNLNYLDALLGMKKSHASFSPPPSQQKKSYSLDKVQFPELKPPSPTVKRSINVGKDSVDSPSVVIKHGNVMNPAESCKYKPVSDSTSETNLSSLPSETTQPENAHDQSTVSTDIVGDESTTSESVALNAHAPFQVQQAQFPELKPLFPTVKRSINEGKDSVDPPAVMNPAESCIYTPASDSTSEINLSSLPPETTQPENVHGQSTVSTDNVRHESTTSESVALNVHALQSPCASGSSVLQFPFKFDDISHDEASNYLLNQCFDILYGDFESYWVNLKYGHHCVNGHSEEPVYFPPTVELPMDFQAPYYWNTRPSSSVNRVPVVVPGMPPTFAPDSHIEGINQGVSFWLPGSSGTGTFMPNPLTYHQRHYVEEFDNEHQNANNISERQEDSNFNSRRRSSRRGQNDYRRNEISEGKDEAPLQGEDEGSSSAVKKEAPDEGDSEGSSTAVNELDNLDKDSKDDSPHRP; this is translated from the exons ATGACAG CCGAGTCTCCAAGAAAAGATTGCCAAAGTCAAGACTTACTGCTCACACAGTGGTTTCTTAATGCTTGTATGTTCTATTATGGCAATATGCCGCGCAACCAGGGAAATCAATTTATTTCCAAACATATCAACATTATAGATCCTTTGCGTGTAGACAACAACCTGGGGCGTAGCATCAGTAAAG CTAGCTTCTATAGGATAAGGAGTGCATTTAGGCTTGGTGCTGAGAGGATGGTGAGATTGCTGAACTGCACGGATGAGTATCTAATCGCTGAATttgatttctttttcaaaaacacATGGGATAGACATGGTAATGGTTATTGGATTCATGTAAGCATTTATAATCTTTATATAAGAAAAGTTGGAAAGTTACCATGTCAAGAATCTGAGGATGAGCCTGATTGCCAAGAGCCTGATAATCAATTAAAAGAATCAAACCAAAGCTCTGATGCACGTGTTGTTTCTCAAACTCAAACCTCAAGTCCGGAATCTGCTCCTATATATAGTGAGGCTCAAGATCAGCATTGCAATGTTTTTGTATCAGAAACAGAAAGTGAACTGgtccatttttcttcttcaatgtcTGATAGTAAGATGGGATCCAGTTCAAGATCTGAAGTTCTAGACAATCTAAGTTTTGGGCCGACTTCTTGTGATTTGAGAAGTGAAGATGCATTTAAATCAACAAATCCTTCAAATATGGGACTGCATAAGGAAGAGCCTGATTGCGCAACTATTACAGAAAGTAGCAGGACTCTCCATGCACTGATGGATCATTCTGTTGATAAGGAAGAACACGGTGGTGTTGGGAATATGACTGAAAGTAGCAGGAGTTATCTGGAAGCAGTAAAAGGTGCAAAGTCAAACAGCAATGAGGCAATGGGGCAGCAAGAGGAAGAGCATCATTTTGTGAGTACTGCCGAAAATTGCAAGAACCTCAATTACTTGGATGCACTATTGGGAATGAAAAAAAGCCATGCATCTTTTTCACCACCACCGTCGCAACAAAAAAAGTCATACTCTCTAGATAAAGTCCAATTTCCGGAACTGAAACCACCGTCTCCAACTGTCAAAAGGTCAATAAATGTGGGAAAAGACAGTGTTGATTCACCTTCTGTAGTAATCAAACATGGTAATGTAATGAACCCAGCAGAAAGCTGTAAATACAAACCAGTTTCGGACTCAACCTCAGAGACCAACCTTTCGTCCTTGCCTTCGGAGACTACTCAACCTGAAAATGCCCATGATCAGTCAACTGTGAGCACGGACATTGTCGGGGATGAGAGCACCACTTCTGAATCTGTTGCTTTAAATGCTCATGCACCGTTTCAGGTGCAACAAGCTCAATTTCCGGAACTGAAACCACTGTTTCCAACCGTCAAAAGGTCAATAAATGAGGGAAAAGACAGTGTTGATCCACCTGCTGTAATGAACCCAGCAGAAAGCTGTATATACACACCAGCTTCGGACTCAACCTCAGAGATCAACCTTTCATCCTTGCCTCCGGAGACTACTCAACCTGAAAATGTCCATGGTCAGTCAACTGTGAGCACGGACAATGTCAGGCATGAGAGCACCACTTCTGAATCTGTTGCTTTAAATGTTCATGCACTTCAATCACCATGTGCATCCGGTTCCTCTGTGTTACAATTTCCATTCAAATTCGACGATATCAGTCATGATGAAGCTTCAAATTATTTATTGAACCAATGTTTTGATATTCTGTATGGTGATTTTGAAAGCTATTGGGTGAACCTTAAATATGGACATCATTGTGTGAATGGACACTCAGAGGAGCCTGTGTATTTTCCCCCCACTGTTGAACTGCCAATGGATTTTCAAGCACCATATTATTGGAACACGAGACCTTCAAGTTCTGTCAACCGTGTGCCTGTCGTAGTTCCTGGCATGCCACCAACATTTGCTCCTGACTCGCATATTGAGGGCATAAACCAAGGTGTTTCTTTTTGGCTTCCTGGATCTAGTGGCACTGGAACTTTCATGCCAAACCCACTTACTTACCATCAG AGACATTACGTCGAAGAATTTGACAATGAACATCAAAATGCAAATAACATATCTGAGAGACAAGAGGATTCGAATTTCAATTCGAGGAGAAGGTCTTCCAGGCGTGGCCAGAATGATTACAGGCGAAATGAGATATCTG AAGGCAAGGACGAAGCGCCGCTACAAGGTGAAGACGAAGGGTCAAGTAGTGCTGTTAAGAAAGAAGCACCAGATGAAGGTGATAGCGAAGGGTCAAGTACTGCCGTTAATGAACTTGATAATTTGGATAAGGATTCCAAAGATGATTCTCCACATCGGCCCTGA
- the LOC123909290 gene encoding uncharacterized protein LOC123909290 — MMECNKDEAVRAKEIAERKFSEREYIGSKKFALKAQNLYPDLEDISQFLTTIDIYISAENKVSGEMDWYGILGVSPFADEEAVRKQYRKLALTLHPDKNKSLGAEGAFKLVSEAWSLLSDKTKRLEYNQKRSLKNFQHTTPNRAGHPSNVPTSNGYYHFKKNATSNVRTGNNKSRAPTASVPPLQKKAETFWTLCNKCRTHYEYLRVYLNHTLLCPNCNEAFVAVERGPPPNVFKPSNLPSHQQHQNSRRHAGSNNSNIQWGSHSRMAGFGSTDGSSSVAAQAASVVQKASEKVKREGAPSIAEWERIQMSKRADGSMKKRKTDDGRMNGFPGYMQNHMAMGHGAAGLGSFSDPGKTNLEKERTYGFSGLAGKQHYSMRELSMFELRNMLVDKARNEIRKELEELRLKAEAKITNKNKEGKRQKSTFNVKTTGSEKYGESNVNGNKHLDVDSLPVTSDDADKKSQAYVTINVPDPDFHNFDLDRAEGSFAEDQVWAAYDDDDGMPRYYARIHKVISLKPFRMRISWLNSRSNSELGPIDWVGSGFYKTCGDFRTGKHEVTESLNSFSHKVRWTKGTRGVVRIFPGKGEVWALYRNWSPDWNEHTPDDVIHKYDMVEVLDDFSEEQGILVTPLVKSTGFRTVFQRHNDHNEVRRIPKEEMFRFSHQVPNHLLSGLEAHNAPIGCRELDPAATPLDLLQIATEANEAAGNV, encoded by the coding sequence ATGATGGAGTGCAACAAAGATGAGGCAGTTCGGGCCAAAGAAATAGCGGAGAGGAAATTTTCTGAAAGGGAATATATCGGTTCAAAGAAGTTTGCTCTCAAGGCTCAAAATTTGTATCCTGATTTGGAGGATATTTCCCAGTTTTTGACTACTATTGATATTTATATATCTGCCGAGAACAAAGTAAGTGGAGAAATGGATTGGTATGGTATACTTGGAGTAAGCCCCTTTGCTGATGAAGAGGCTGTTAGAAAGCAATACAGGAAGCTGGCTCTCACCCTTCACCCTGACAAAAACAAGTCTTTAGGTGCAGAGGGTGCATTTAAGCTGGTTTCAGAGGCTTGGAGTTTGTTATCAGATAAGACCAAAAGACTAGAATATAACCAGAAGAGGAGTTTGAAAAACTTCCAACATACTACTCCCAACCGTGCTGGGCATCCATCCAATGTACCCACTTCAAATGGTTATTATCATTTTAAGAAGAATGCGACTTCAAACGTGAGGACTGGGAATAATAAATCTCGGGCTCCTACGGCTTCTGTCCCTCCTCTACAAAAAAAGGCTGAAACCTTTTGGACTCTCTGTAATAAGTGCCGGACACATTATGAATATCTCAGAGTTTATTTGAATCACACCCTTTTATGTCCCAACTGTAATGAAGCTTTTGTGGCTGTAGAGAGGGGTCCTCCTCCCAATGTTTTTAAGCCATCAAATTTGCCCTCCCATCAACAGCACCAGAATTCTCGACGCCATGCTGGAAGTAATAATTCAAACATTCAGTGGGGTTCCCACTCCAGAATGGCTGGTTTTGGTAGCACAGATGGATCCTCATCTGTTGCCGCTCAAGCTGCAAGTGTTGTGCAGAAAGCAAGTGAGAAAGTAAAGAGGGAAGGAGCACCATCAATTGCTGAATGGGAGAGGATTCAAATGTCTAAGAGGGCTGATGGCTCTATGAAGAAAAGGAAGACAGATGATGGTCGCATGAATGGTTTTCCAGGATATATGCAAAATCATATGGCTATGGGACATGGAGCAGCAGGTTTGGGCAGTTTCTCTGACCCAGGAAAGACTAACTTGGAGAAAGAAAGGACTTACGGTTTTTCAGGTCTTGCTGGCAAGCAGCATTACAGCATGCGAGAGTTGTCAATGTTTGAATTACGAAACATGTTGGTGGATAAGGCACGAAATGAAATTCGCAAGGAACTTGAAGAATTGAGGTTAAAGGCTGAAGCTAAGATTACTAACAAGAACAAAGAGGGTAAGAGACAAAAAAGCACATTTAATGTCAAAACAACTGGTTCAGAGAAGTATGGAGAGTCCAATGTTAATGGCAATAAGCATTTGGATGTTGATTCTTTACCTGTCACATCTGATGACGCGGATAAGAAGAGCCAAGCCTATGTTACTATCAATGTTCCGGATCCTGATTTTCACAATTTTGACTTGGATAGAGCTGAAGGTTCCTTTGCAGAGGACCAGGTCTGGGCTGCTTATGATGATGACGATGGAATGCCTAGATATTATGCTAGAATCCACAAGGTGATCTCCCTAAAGCCATTTAGAATGCGGATCAGTTGGCTTAACTCTCGAAGCAACAGTGAATTGGGCCCAATAGATTGGGTAGGTTCTGGTTTTTATAAAACTTGTGGGGATTTCAGGACTGGCAAGCATGAAGTAACCGAATcattaaattcattttcacaCAAGGTTAGATGGACAAAAGGCACCAGAGGAGTTGTCCGCATCTTTCCTGGTAAGGGGGAAGTTTGGGCACTTTATAGAAACTGGTCTCCTGATTGGAATGAACATACTCCGGATGATGTGATACACAAGTATGACATGGTGGAAGTGCTTGATGATTTCAGTGAAGAGCAAGGTATATTAGTTACTCCCCTTGTTAAGTCTACTGGCTTTAGGACAGTATTCCAAAGGCACAACGACCATAATGAGGTTAGGAGGATTCCTAAAGAAGAGATGTTTCGATTCTCTCATCAGGTTCCTAATCACTTGCTCAGTGGCCTAGAGGCTCACAATGCTCCAATAGGTTGTCGAGAGTTGGATCCAGCAGCTACTCCTTTAGACCTCCTTCAGATAGCAACCGAAGCTAATGAGGCAGCAGGTAATGTTTAG